In the genome of Aureimonas sp. OT7, one region contains:
- a CDS encoding NADH-quinone oxidoreductase subunit C, translating to MEELAQYLAESQIGDRIIESRVAFGELTLRVGAADIVPVLTFLRDDPSCLFKNFTDICGVDYPQRAERFEVVYHLLSPRHNQRIRVKLRVEEDESVPSATGVFPGADWYEREAFDMYGILFAGHPDLRRLLTDYGFEGHPLRKDFPLTGFVEVHYDEELKRVVYEPVELRQEFRNFDFLSPWEGPEYVLPGDEKAN from the coding sequence ATGGAAGAACTGGCCCAATATCTGGCGGAATCGCAGATCGGTGACAGGATCATCGAAAGCAGGGTCGCCTTCGGAGAGCTGACGTTGCGGGTCGGCGCCGCCGACATCGTTCCCGTGCTGACCTTCCTGCGCGACGATCCGTCCTGCTTGTTCAAGAACTTCACCGATATCTGCGGCGTCGATTACCCGCAGCGCGCGGAGCGATTCGAGGTCGTCTATCACCTCCTGTCCCCGCGGCATAACCAGCGTATCCGCGTCAAGCTGCGTGTCGAGGAAGATGAATCCGTCCCCTCCGCTACCGGTGTGTTCCCCGGTGCCGACTGGTACGAGCGCGAAGCCTTCGACATGTACGGCATCCTGTTCGCGGGCCATCCGGACCTGCGCCGCCTGTTGACGGACTACGGGTTCGAGGGGCATCCGCTGCGCAAGGATTTCCCGCTGACCGGCTTCGTCGAGGTGCATTACGACGAAGAGTTGAAACGCGTGGTCTACGAGCCGGTGGAGTTGCGCCAGGAATTCCGCAATTTCGACTTCCTGTCCCCCTGGGAGGGGCCGGAATACGTGCTTCCCGGCGACGAGAAGGCGAACTGA
- the nuoF gene encoding NADH-quinone oxidoreductase subunit NuoF: MLQDQDRIFTNIYGLRDKSLKGAMARGHFDGTKDIIDKGRDWIINEMKASGLRGRGGAGFPTGLKWSFMPKEVGERPHYLVINADESEPGTCKDREIMRNDPFTLIEGCVIAGFAMGAHKAFIYVRGEYIREREALQLAIDECYDAGLLGLGNKCGWDFDIVVHHGAGAYICGEETALLESLEGKKGQPRLKPPFPANMGLYGCPTTVNNVESVAVAPTILRRGGAWFAGIGRPNNVGTKLFMVSGHVERPCTVEEAMGITFRELIEKHAGGVRGGWDNLLAVIPGGASCPVVKAEDIIDCPMDFDGLRGVKSSFGTAAVIVMDRSTDIVRAIARLSYFFKHESCGQCTPCREGTGWMWRLMERMVVGNAQKREIDMLLDITKQVEGHTICALGDAAAWPIQGLIRNFRPEIERRIDEFTRNAERGPSPILEAAE, encoded by the coding sequence ATGCTGCAGGATCAGGACCGGATCTTCACCAATATCTACGGCTTGCGCGACAAGAGCCTGAAAGGCGCCATGGCGCGCGGGCACTTCGACGGCACCAAGGACATCATCGACAAGGGTCGGGACTGGATCATCAACGAAATGAAGGCCTCCGGCCTTCGCGGCCGAGGCGGCGCCGGCTTCCCCACCGGGTTGAAATGGTCGTTCATGCCCAAAGAAGTGGGCGAGCGCCCGCATTACCTGGTCATCAATGCCGATGAGTCGGAGCCGGGAACCTGCAAGGATCGCGAGATCATGCGGAACGATCCGTTCACGCTGATCGAGGGATGCGTCATCGCCGGTTTCGCGATGGGCGCCCACAAGGCCTTCATCTATGTGCGCGGCGAATATATCCGCGAGCGCGAGGCGCTGCAGCTTGCAATCGACGAGTGCTATGATGCCGGGCTCCTGGGCCTTGGCAACAAGTGCGGCTGGGACTTCGACATCGTCGTCCATCATGGCGCCGGCGCCTATATCTGCGGCGAGGAGACCGCTCTCCTGGAGAGTCTCGAGGGCAAGAAGGGCCAGCCGCGGCTGAAGCCGCCTTTCCCCGCCAATATGGGCCTGTACGGCTGCCCGACGACCGTCAACAACGTCGAATCCGTCGCGGTCGCCCCCACGATCCTGCGGCGCGGGGGCGCCTGGTTCGCCGGCATCGGCCGTCCGAACAATGTCGGCACCAAGCTGTTCATGGTGTCGGGCCATGTCGAGCGCCCGTGCACGGTGGAAGAGGCGATGGGGATCACCTTCCGCGAGCTCATCGAAAAGCATGCGGGCGGCGTCCGCGGCGGCTGGGACAATCTTCTGGCGGTCATTCCGGGCGGTGCGTCCTGTCCGGTCGTCAAGGCCGAGGACATCATCGACTGCCCGATGGATTTCGATGGATTGCGCGGTGTCAAATCCTCGTTCGGTACGGCCGCGGTCATCGTGATGGATCGCAGCACCGATATCGTGCGGGCCATTGCGCGGCTGTCCTATTTCTTCAAGCATGAAAGCTGTGGCCAGTGCACGCCGTGCCGCGAGGGCACTGGCTGGATGTGGCGGCTGATGGAGCGGATGGTGGTGGGTAACGCGCAGAAGCGCGAGATCGACATGCTGCTCGACATCACCAAGCAGGTGGAGGGCCACACGATTTGCGCCCTCGGCGACGCGGCGGCATGGCCCATCCAGGGGCTGATCCGCAATTTCCGTCCGGAAATCGAGCGGCGTATCGACGAATTCACCCGTAATGCCGAAAGGGGTCCGAGCCCGATCCTTGAAGCGGCTGAGTAG
- the nuoG gene encoding NADH-quinone oxidoreductase subunit NuoG: MAKIKVDGTEIEVPDHYTLLQAAEEAGAEIPRFCFHERLSVAGNCRMCLVEVKGGPPKPAASCAMGVRDLRPGPNGETPEIFTNTPMVKKAREGVMEFLLINHPLDCPICDQGGECDLQDQAMAFGVDSSRYRENKRAVEDKYIGPLVKTIMTRCIHCTRCVRFTTEVAGISELGLIGRGEDAEITTYLEHAMTSELQGNVIDLCPVGALTSRPYAFQARPWELSKTESVDVMDAVGSAIRVDTRGREVMRILPRANDDINEEWISDKTRFIWDGLRTQRLDRPYVRRDGRLQAVGWAEAFAAIRERLDGVPGERIGAIAGDLAAVEDMWALKGLMGALGSANLDCRQDGVALDPAHGRASYVFNSGITGIEEADALLLIGTNPRFEASVLNARIRKRWRQGNFPIGMIGQNADLRYGATYLGAGVETLTGLKSDNGAFYDVLSKAERPMIIVGSGALSGDSGAGVLAAAAALARDIGATGGAWAGFNVLATAASRVGGLDIGFVPGEGGRKAAEMAAGGVDILFNLGADEIDVAAGPFVVYVGTHGDRGAHRADVILPAAAYTEKSGTYVNLEGRVQVGQRAAFPPGDAREDWAIFRALSAVIGRTLPYDSLNALRADLHAAHPHLSREEKIVADQSVLAKLADSAPANLGGGAFTAAVSDFYLTNPIARASRTMAECSRLAQEAHVEAAE; this comes from the coding sequence ATGGCAAAGATCAAAGTCGACGGAACGGAAATCGAAGTACCCGACCACTATACGCTGCTGCAGGCGGCGGAAGAGGCGGGTGCGGAAATCCCGCGCTTCTGCTTCCACGAGCGGCTTTCGGTCGCCGGCAACTGTCGCATGTGCCTGGTGGAAGTGAAGGGTGGGCCGCCGAAGCCGGCCGCCTCCTGCGCCATGGGCGTACGCGATCTGCGCCCCGGTCCGAACGGCGAGACGCCGGAGATCTTCACCAACACGCCGATGGTCAAGAAGGCGCGCGAAGGGGTGATGGAGTTCCTCCTCATCAACCATCCGCTGGATTGCCCCATCTGCGACCAGGGCGGCGAATGCGACCTGCAGGACCAGGCCATGGCCTTCGGCGTCGATTCGTCGCGCTACCGCGAAAACAAGCGTGCCGTCGAAGACAAGTATATCGGCCCGCTGGTCAAGACGATCATGACGCGCTGCATCCACTGCACGCGGTGCGTCCGCTTCACGACCGAGGTCGCCGGCATCTCCGAGCTGGGGCTGATCGGCCGCGGCGAGGATGCCGAGATCACCACCTATCTCGAGCATGCGATGACATCGGAGTTGCAGGGCAACGTCATCGATCTCTGCCCGGTTGGCGCGCTCACCTCGCGCCCCTATGCCTTCCAGGCCCGTCCGTGGGAGCTTTCCAAGACCGAGTCGGTCGACGTGATGGATGCCGTCGGTTCCGCCATTCGGGTGGATACGCGCGGCCGCGAGGTGATGCGCATCCTGCCCCGCGCCAATGACGACATCAACGAGGAGTGGATCTCCGACAAGACCCGCTTCATCTGGGATGGCCTGCGCACCCAGCGCCTGGACCGGCCGTATGTGCGCCGCGATGGACGGCTGCAGGCGGTTGGCTGGGCGGAGGCCTTTGCGGCGATCCGCGAAAGGCTCGACGGCGTTCCGGGTGAGCGCATCGGCGCCATCGCGGGCGACCTCGCAGCCGTGGAAGACATGTGGGCCCTCAAGGGCCTGATGGGCGCCCTCGGCAGTGCCAATCTGGACTGCAGGCAGGACGGGGTCGCCCTGGATCCCGCCCATGGCCGCGCCTCTTACGTCTTCAACAGCGGCATCACCGGTATCGAGGAAGCCGACGCGCTCCTGTTGATCGGTACCAATCCCCGGTTCGAAGCGTCCGTCCTCAATGCGCGCATCCGCAAGCGCTGGAGGCAGGGCAATTTCCCGATCGGCATGATCGGCCAGAACGCCGATCTGCGCTACGGAGCGACTTATCTCGGCGCGGGGGTCGAGACGCTGACGGGCCTGAAATCCGACAATGGCGCCTTCTACGACGTCCTCTCCAAGGCCGAGCGGCCGATGATCATCGTCGGCTCCGGCGCGCTTTCGGGCGACAGCGGGGCGGGCGTGCTGGCGGCGGCGGCGGCCCTGGCCCGCGACATCGGCGCCACCGGTGGCGCCTGGGCCGGGTTCAACGTCCTGGCCACGGCGGCATCGCGGGTCGGCGGCCTGGATATCGGCTTCGTGCCGGGTGAAGGCGGCCGCAAGGCCGCCGAGATGGCAGCCGGCGGCGTCGACATCCTCTTCAATCTCGGCGCGGACGAAATCGACGTCGCGGCCGGCCCCTTCGTCGTCTATGTCGGTACGCATGGCGACCGTGGCGCACACCGCGCCGACGTCATTTTGCCGGCGGCCGCCTATACCGAAAAATCGGGCACCTACGTCAATCTCGAAGGGCGCGTCCAGGTGGGGCAGAGGGCGGCTTTCCCGCCCGGCGATGCGCGCGAGGACTGGGCCATCTTCCGCGCCCTGTCCGCCGTGATCGGCCGGACCCTGCCATACGACTCCCTGAATGCGCTGCGGGCCGACCTGCATGCCGCCCATCCGCATCTTTCCCGGGAAGAGAAGATCGTCGCCGACCAGTCCGTCCTGGCGAAGCTTGCCGACTCCGCACCGGCCAATCTCGGAGGGGGCGCCTTCACGGCCGCCGTTTCCGATTTCTACCTGACCAATCCGATCGCACGCGCTTCCAGGACCATGGCGGAATGCTCCCGCCTCGCCCAGGAAGCGCATGTCGAAGCGGCCGAGTAG
- the nuoE gene encoding NADH-quinone oxidoreductase subunit NuoE, which yields MSVRRLAEDSVQPQSFSFSAENEGWAEKTIRKYPEGRQQSAVIPLLMRAQEQEGWVTKAAIEHVAGRLSMPLIRVLEVATFYTQFQLAPVGTRAHIQVCGTTPCMLRGADALMDVCKRRIHPDQFQANADGTLSWEEVECLGACVNAPMVMIFKDTYEDLTPERLEEIIDAFAAGEGASVPVGPQIDRHLSAPIGGATTLNSFDDDADIGDAQPSGPASGSAATGEGASVAPSEAARVDTHAEETDPTIKGPAPDAAKTSPAAEEAASADPATNGGGGTTGGTRQGETGAARKEADAGKAAVDGGDAPATVGAAEGPGAPAGLLADVPVDADDLKVLNGVGPKIEAALNEIGVYRLGQVAGWTEGELAWVDKRLGLGGRAVRGGWVEQARARLTEKGE from the coding sequence ATGTCCGTCAGGCGTCTCGCGGAAGATTCCGTCCAACCCCAGAGTTTCTCCTTCTCCGCCGAGAACGAGGGCTGGGCGGAAAAGACGATCCGCAAGTATCCCGAAGGCCGGCAGCAGTCGGCGGTGATCCCGCTGCTGATGCGCGCGCAGGAGCAGGAAGGCTGGGTCACCAAGGCCGCGATCGAGCATGTCGCCGGCAGGCTGTCGATGCCGTTGATCCGGGTTCTCGAGGTGGCGACCTTCTATACCCAGTTCCAGCTGGCGCCCGTCGGCACGCGGGCCCATATCCAGGTCTGTGGCACCACGCCCTGCATGCTGCGCGGGGCCGACGCACTGATGGATGTCTGCAAGCGCCGCATCCATCCCGACCAGTTCCAGGCCAACGCCGACGGCACCCTGTCCTGGGAAGAAGTCGAGTGCCTGGGCGCCTGCGTCAACGCTCCGATGGTCATGATCTTCAAGGATACCTACGAAGACCTGACGCCCGAGCGGCTGGAAGAGATCATCGACGCCTTCGCGGCCGGCGAGGGGGCTTCGGTTCCGGTCGGCCCGCAGATCGACAGGCATCTTTCTGCCCCGATCGGCGGCGCGACGACGTTGAACAGCTTCGACGACGATGCCGATATCGGCGACGCGCAGCCGTCCGGCCCGGCCTCCGGTTCGGCGGCGACGGGCGAGGGGGCAAGCGTTGCCCCGTCCGAGGCGGCGCGTGTCGACACCCATGCAGAAGAGACGGACCCGACCATCAAGGGCCCGGCGCCGGATGCGGCAAAGACCAGCCCCGCTGCCGAAGAGGCCGCGAGCGCCGATCCGGCAACCAATGGCGGGGGCGGCACGACGGGCGGCACCCGGCAGGGCGAAACCGGTGCCGCCCGCAAGGAAGCCGACGCGGGCAAGGCTGCCGTCGACGGCGGCGATGCCCCGGCGACCGTCGGTGCGGCCGAGGGGCCGGGTGCGCCGGCCGGCCTACTGGCCGACGTGCCGGTGGATGCCGACGACCTGAAGGTGTTGAATGGCGTCGGGCCGAAGATCGAGGCGGCGCTGAACGAGATCGGCGTGTATCGTCTGGGCCAGGTCGCCGGCTGGACGGAAGGCGAGCTTGCCTGGGTCGACAAACGGCTGGGGCTTGGCGGGCGTGCCGTCCGCGGCGGCTGGGTCGAGCAGGCCCGCGCGCGGCTGACCGAGAAGGGTGAGTGA
- a CDS encoding Lrp/AsnC family transcriptional regulator, whose product MGMSYKETDVIRQARHHPAELDRIDRRILGALAQDASRSYAELSALVNLSAPAVHDRVKRLKRDGVIKGTVAVLDGCKLGRTLLTFLVVDTSSYSATRHLLKFADRPEVEELHTVAGDGCVLIKVRAVDTEGLESFLMEIQSLEGVRSVRSYITLSTFLERGPAPEQGTP is encoded by the coding sequence ATGGGCATGTCCTATAAAGAAACAGACGTCATTCGGCAGGCGCGGCATCATCCGGCCGAACTGGACCGGATCGACCGAAGGATATTAGGCGCGCTCGCGCAGGATGCTTCCCGCAGCTACGCGGAACTCAGCGCGTTGGTGAATCTCTCCGCGCCCGCCGTGCATGACCGGGTAAAGCGCCTCAAGCGGGACGGGGTCATCAAGGGCACGGTCGCGGTGCTGGATGGCTGCAAGCTGGGCCGCACGCTGCTGACCTTCCTGGTGGTCGACACGAGCAGCTACAGCGCGACACGACATCTCCTGAAGTTTGCGGATCGGCCCGAGGTGGAAGAGCTGCACACCGTGGCGGGCGACGGGTGCGTGTTGATCAAGGTGCGTGCCGTCGACACCGAGGGATTGGAAAGTTTCCTGATGGAGATCCAGAGCCTGGAAGGTGTCCGGTCTGTCCGCAGCTACATCACCCTCTCGACCTTTCTCGAGCGAGGCCCCGCCCCGGAGCAGGGCACGCCATAG
- a CDS encoding methylated-DNA--[protein]-cysteine S-methyltransferase, with protein MVETFFLERQRTPIGQLVLLTDVDDRLRVADWVDYEVRMHRRLFLQYGSVAIIARAGRSAAYCAFEAYFAGEVGALSSLPVRMNGTPFQCSVWNELLRIPVGTTITYGELARRIGRPTAFRAVGSANGLNTINIVVPCHRVVGANASLTGYGSGLSRKQWLLDHESGRPTLFG; from the coding sequence TTGGTCGAAACGTTCTTCCTTGAGCGCCAACGCACTCCTATCGGGCAGCTGGTCCTGTTGACCGATGTCGACGACCGCCTTCGTGTCGCCGATTGGGTCGACTACGAGGTCCGGATGCACCGCCGCCTCTTTCTCCAGTACGGCTCGGTCGCAATCATCGCCCGGGCGGGACGGTCTGCCGCTTACTGCGCCTTTGAGGCTTACTTCGCAGGTGAGGTCGGCGCCCTCTCCTCGCTTCCGGTGCGTATGAACGGGACACCGTTCCAGTGCAGCGTCTGGAACGAGCTGCTCCGAATTCCTGTCGGGACCACCATCACCTACGGTGAACTTGCACGCCGCATCGGACGTCCGACCGCCTTTCGCGCGGTTGGATCGGCAAACGGGCTCAACACAATCAACATCGTCGTTCCGTGTCACCGCGTAGTTGGAGCCAACGCATCCCTGACGGGTTACGGAAGCGGCCTGTCGCGAAAGCAGTGGCTGCTCGACCATGAGTCAGGGCGTCCAACGCTGTTTGGCTAA
- a CDS encoding IclR family transcriptional regulator C-terminal domain-containing protein, producing the protein MEAARLTAREAHALQASVSDARKDGYVLHNSHEIDGVACVAVAVPNATGTPFAAIKLAGPTGRLVANLDRVSDAAIHAAARVGELVARCRVGNGRADDAHAAWRADARTRR; encoded by the coding sequence ATCGAAGCTGCACGGCTGACTGCGCGTGAGGCACACGCTCTTCAGGCAAGTGTCAGCGATGCTCGCAAGGATGGCTACGTGTTACACAACTCGCACGAGATCGACGGTGTCGCCTGTGTTGCCGTTGCCGTCCCGAATGCGACGGGGACGCCTTTTGCCGCGATCAAGCTGGCCGGACCCACCGGACGCCTCGTGGCCAACCTCGACCGGGTCAGCGATGCCGCAATTCATGCGGCGGCAAGGGTCGGCGAACTGGTCGCCCGTTGCAGGGTCGGTAACGGCCGCGCGGACGATGCTCATGCTGCCTGGCGCGCCGACGCACGGACGCGGAGGTAG
- a CDS encoding GFA family protein, whose amino-acid sequence MDETASSPVQLTGGCLCGAVRFSATPRKPEMDACHCSMCRKWTGGMFMAVPCGSSVSVADESSLKAFASSEWGERVFCSDCGTSLFWRLRDGGETMVSMHAFDDITSFHFAEEIFIDEKPALYDFRNDTRKLTGAEVMAAFAAGQGS is encoded by the coding sequence ATGGACGAGACTGCCTCCAGCCCTGTCCAGCTGACCGGCGGCTGCCTGTGCGGCGCGGTGCGCTTTTCCGCGACGCCGCGCAAGCCCGAGATGGATGCTTGCCATTGCAGCATGTGCCGGAAGTGGACGGGCGGCATGTTCATGGCCGTTCCATGCGGCAGCAGCGTCTCGGTGGCGGACGAGTCGTCGCTCAAGGCATTCGCGTCTTCGGAGTGGGGCGAGCGCGTCTTCTGCTCGGATTGCGGCACGAGCCTGTTCTGGCGCCTGCGCGACGGGGGCGAGACGATGGTATCGATGCATGCCTTCGACGACATCACCTCGTTCCACTTCGCGGAAGAGATCTTCATCGACGAGAAGCCGGCGCTCTACGACTTCCGCAACGATACGCGCAAACTCACCGGGGCCGAAGTGATGGCCGCCTTCGCGGCGGGTCAGGGATCGTAA
- a CDS encoding NADH-quinone oxidoreductase subunit D has protein sequence MAEIDVRNFNINFGPQHPAAHGVLRLVLELDGEVVERVDPHIGLLHRGTEKLIEAKTYLQAIPYFDRLDYVAPMNQEHAFCLAVERLAGVAVPTRGQLIRVLYSEIGRILSHLLNVTTQAMDVGALTPPLWGFEEREKLMVFYERACGARLHAAYFRPGGVHQDIPPELVDDIGAWCDPFLKRVDDIDELLTGNRIFKQRNVDIGVVDLDDAWALGFSGVMVRGSGAAWDLRKSQPYECYDEMDFDIPIGKNGDCYDRYLIRMEEMRQSTYIMKQCVERLAGRDRVGPVSAVDGKLVPPKRGEMKRSMEALIHHFKLYTEGFHVPEGEVFAAVEAPKGEFGVYLVADGTNKPYRCKIKAPGFSHLQAMDFLCRKHMLADVSAILGSCDIVFGEVDR, from the coding sequence ATGGCTGAGATCGACGTCAGAAACTTCAATATCAACTTCGGGCCGCAGCATCCCGCCGCGCACGGCGTGCTGCGCCTCGTGCTGGAGCTCGACGGTGAAGTCGTCGAGCGGGTCGATCCGCATATCGGCCTGCTGCATCGCGGCACCGAAAAGCTGATCGAAGCGAAGACATACCTGCAGGCGATCCCCTATTTCGACCGGCTCGACTATGTCGCGCCTATGAACCAGGAACATGCCTTCTGCCTCGCCGTGGAGCGGCTGGCGGGCGTCGCGGTGCCGACGCGCGGACAGTTGATCCGCGTCCTCTACAGCGAGATCGGGCGCATCCTCTCGCATCTTCTCAACGTGACCACCCAGGCCATGGACGTCGGCGCGCTGACGCCGCCGCTCTGGGGCTTCGAGGAGCGCGAGAAGCTGATGGTCTTCTATGAGAGGGCCTGCGGCGCGCGGCTCCATGCGGCCTATTTCAGGCCGGGCGGCGTCCATCAGGACATTCCGCCCGAACTGGTGGACGACATCGGCGCATGGTGCGACCCGTTCCTCAAGCGCGTCGACGACATCGACGAACTCTTGACCGGCAACCGCATCTTCAAGCAGCGCAATGTCGACATCGGCGTGGTCGATCTGGACGATGCGTGGGCGTTGGGTTTTTCGGGCGTCATGGTGCGCGGCTCGGGCGCGGCGTGGGATCTGCGCAAGAGCCAGCCCTACGAATGCTACGACGAGATGGATTTCGACATACCCATCGGCAAGAACGGTGATTGCTACGACCGCTATCTCATCCGCATGGAAGAGATGCGCCAGTCCACCTACATCATGAAGCAATGCGTCGAGCGCCTCGCCGGCCGCGACCGGGTCGGGCCGGTATCGGCGGTGGACGGCAAGCTGGTGCCACCCAAGCGCGGCGAGATGAAGCGTTCGATGGAAGCGCTCATCCATCACTTCAAGCTCTATACCGAGGGCTTCCACGTACCCGAAGGCGAGGTCTTCGCGGCCGTCGAGGCGCCCAAGGGCGAGTTCGGGGTCTATCTCGTGGCGGACGGAACCAACAAGCCCTATCGCTGCAAGATCAAGGCCCCCGGCTTCTCGCACCTTCAGGCGATGGATTTCCTGTGCCGCAAGCACATGCTGGCCGACGTGTCGGCCATTCTCGGCTCATGCGATATCGTCTTCGGCGAGGTCGATCGCTGA
- a CDS encoding helix-turn-helix transcriptional regulator: MREIHIDTIDITPRSIVAIAKRYPSGHYIEPYEHRRGQFMTAGRGGILLTTPEGAWLMPPERGMWIPPGTVHNVRMIGIVEMHSLYIDANAAPDMPGTCQVVGLSSFMRTLMMEAVDCPLGYDLEGRDGALMELILHEVRCMPALPLSLPYPSHEALATRCQAFISEPSISETIDDWCAELAMSRRTFTRLFRAQTGLSFAAWRQQACLMSAMTKLVAGASVTSVAGELGYDNPAAFTTMFKRAFGAPPLAYLRVRASARQAA; the protein is encoded by the coding sequence ATGCGCGAAATCCACATCGACACTATCGACATCACGCCACGGTCGATCGTAGCCATCGCCAAACGCTACCCGTCGGGGCATTACATCGAACCGTACGAACACCGACGTGGCCAGTTCATGACCGCAGGCCGTGGCGGTATCCTGCTGACCACGCCGGAGGGCGCATGGCTGATGCCGCCTGAGCGCGGGATGTGGATTCCCCCTGGCACCGTGCACAACGTCCGCATGATCGGGATCGTCGAGATGCACAGCCTTTACATCGACGCGAATGCCGCGCCCGACATGCCCGGGACATGCCAGGTGGTCGGACTGTCATCGTTCATGCGGACGTTGATGATGGAAGCGGTCGACTGCCCGCTGGGATACGACCTTGAGGGCCGCGACGGTGCGTTGATGGAATTGATCCTACACGAGGTCAGGTGCATGCCGGCGCTGCCCCTGTCTCTGCCGTATCCAAGCCACGAGGCCCTTGCGACACGCTGTCAGGCATTCATCTCCGAGCCGTCGATCAGCGAGACGATCGATGACTGGTGCGCCGAGCTTGCCATGAGCCGCCGTACGTTTACGCGTCTCTTTCGGGCGCAGACAGGACTAAGCTTTGCCGCCTGGCGTCAGCAGGCCTGCCTCATGTCCGCGATGACGAAGCTGGTTGCCGGAGCGTCGGTGACGTCCGTGGCAGGAGAACTCGGTTACGACAACCCGGCCGCCTTCACGACCATGTTCAAGCGGGCGTTCGGCGCACCCCCCTTGGCCTACCTCCGCGTCCGTGCGTCGGCGCGCCAGGCAGCATGA
- a CDS encoding NADH-quinone oxidoreductase subunit A — translation MNELLASYLPIVIFVGVALLIGLALLVSPFLLAFKAPDDEKLSAYECGFNAFDDSRMKFDVRFYLVSILFIIFDLEVAFLFPWAATFGDLGWAGFWSMMVFLGVLTVGFVYEWKKGALEWD, via the coding sequence TTGAACGAACTTCTCGCCTCTTATCTGCCGATCGTCATCTTCGTGGGCGTGGCGCTGCTGATCGGGCTCGCCCTGCTGGTGTCGCCGTTCCTGCTGGCGTTTAAGGCGCCGGACGACGAGAAGCTGTCCGCCTACGAATGCGGTTTCAACGCTTTCGACGACTCGCGCATGAAGTTCGACGTGCGCTTCTATCTGGTCTCGATCCTGTTCATCATCTTCGACCTGGAAGTGGCTTTCCTGTTCCCGTGGGCGGCCACGTTCGGCGACCTCGGATGGGCCGGGTTCTGGTCCATGATGGTATTCCTCGGCGTGCTGACCGTCGGCTTTGTCTATGAATGGAAGAAAGGCGCCCTCGAATGGGATTGA
- a CDS encoding NADH-quinone oxidoreductase subunit B translates to MEERRPRMGLNDSSSGLLERSNLTVAPASDPFVTDVNNELADKGFLVTSTEDLIQWARTGSLMWMTFGLACCAVEMMQMSMPRYDAERFGFAPRASPRQSDVMIVAGTLTNKMAPALRKVYDQMPEPRYVISMGSCANGGGYYHYSYSVVRGCDRVVPVDIYVPGCPPTAEALLYGVLLLQKKIRRTGTIER, encoded by the coding sequence ATGGAAGAAAGGCGCCCTCGAATGGGATTGAACGACAGTTCCTCCGGCCTTCTCGAGCGGTCCAACCTGACCGTCGCCCCGGCGTCCGATCCCTTCGTGACGGACGTCAATAACGAGCTTGCGGACAAGGGCTTCCTGGTCACCTCGACCGAAGACCTGATCCAGTGGGCGCGAACCGGGTCCCTGATGTGGATGACGTTCGGCCTGGCCTGCTGCGCGGTCGAGATGATGCAGATGTCGATGCCGCGCTACGACGCCGAGCGTTTCGGCTTTGCGCCGCGCGCCAGTCCGCGCCAGTCGGACGTGATGATCGTGGCCGGCACGCTGACCAACAAGATGGCCCCGGCGCTGCGCAAGGTCTATGATCAGATGCCCGAGCCGCGCTACGTCATCTCGATGGGATCCTGCGCCAACGGCGGCGGGTACTATCACTATTCCTACTCGGTCGTCCGTGGCTGCGACCGGGTGGTGCCGGTGGATATCTACGTGCCCGGCTGCCCGCCGACGGCCGAGGCCCTTCTGTATGGCGTTTTGCTGCTGCAGAAGAAGATCCGCCGTACCGGCACGATCGAGCGCTGA